AACTTCACAGGCTTTTTTTGCCAGCTCCAGCCTTCCTTTTATGAGTTCCTCAGGGACTGGATATACTTTCAATCCATCGGGGAACATAACCACACGGGCAATAGGATAAAATCCCTGTGATACCACATAATCAACACTCTCTTTTGGGATTAAAAACTTATTGTTGGTTTCATTGTGAGCATCAATGACAACTGCATTAAATCCAGCGTCTTTTGCTCTTATTATAAAATTTTTAAGAAGATTCATGTTGCGCCCGGATTGTGAGTTAAGGTATATGCCTTTATAAAATTCCGGGGCAGGGATAGGTTGTTTTATTTGTTCAACTGTTACCTGCGTATCGCTTTTACCAAACATCTCAAAGCCAACAAGTATAGCTACTATCGCTATGCATAAAACAAAAAGTACCGCAACTCTTTTCATATGTCATCCTTTCTATTAGTTATAATTATATTTGTATGGTAAATGGTGCTATTATCACAATATTTGTCGACTAAAATATATACTTGATGCATCAAAAAACAGTGCTAAAATTTTAATTTACTTATTTTGGGTGTCATGTAATAAGACTAAAAGTAGAGTATCTTGCCATAAATAATGGAAACTTCAATGATTAGCCATTCTGCCAACCCATTCAGGTCGCTTAAGGTATATAATTTCAGAGTGTTCTTTATTGGGCAGTTTGTTTCGCTCATTGGGACATGGATTCAGCAGCTTGCGTCAAGCTGGCTTATGTACCGTTTAACTGCATCGTCCTTGTGGCTGGGGCTGCTTGCCTTTTCTGCTCAGTTACCAATATTTATATTAACTCCAGTAACTGGTGTTGTGGCTGACCGCTATAACCGCCATAACATATTAATGATTACACAGATGCTGTTATGTGCACAATCACTGTTGCTGGGGCTTTTGGTAGTATTGGGATATATTACACCAATATGGCTTTTGGCACTTAATATTATGCAGGGGCTGTTTAATGCTTTTGATATGCCTGTGCGACAGTCCTTTGTATTTGACATGGTTGCTGAAAAGGAACTGTTAAGCAACGCTATTGCCTTAAACTCCGTGGTATTTAACAGTACCCGCCTTATTGGACCACCACTTGCTGGTTTTCTGGTGGCGCAGTTTGGCGAAGGGGTGTGCTTTTTAATTAATACTGTTACCTTTTCAGGTATAATTGTTGCTTTGTTGCTCATGAAGAATGTTCAATCAACTAACTTTTCGCGTGCTGGTGATTTTAAAGAAAATATAATAGAGGGGTTCATATATGTTAAAAATCATTATCCAATACGCACAGTGTTGCTGCTGCTTGCACTTATAAGCTTGTTGGGCATGCCGTTTATGGTGCTGATGCCAGTTGTTGCAGTAGAAATCCTTCATGGTGATTCACATACTCTTGGGTTTTTGCTAGGAACTGCTGGGTTAGGTGCGCTGTGTGGGGCACTATTTGTTGCATCGCGAAGTCATGCAACACGGTTTGAAAACAACATCGCCGTTGGATCGCTTTCACTTGGATGCGCTCTGGTATTTTTTTCGTTCTCACGTAATTTTTATCTTTCACTTGGACTCATGTTTATTATTGGTATAAGTTTAATTGTACAGATGGCTTCTTCTAATACATTCATTCAGTCAATGGTGGAAGATTCAATGCGTGGCAGGGTTATGAGCCTGTATACCATGTCATTTATGGGTATGGCAACTATTGGTAATCTTTTTGCAGGAGCTATCGCCCAGCATATTGGTGTGCAATATACCCTGCTTTTAAGTGGAATGGGCTGTACTGTGGTTGCTGCAATGTTTTTTAAACAATTGCATACACTGAAAAAAATACTAATAACTCAATACAGTTATGCAACAAAAAGTTTAAAAGAGTAAGTAAAATCTGACTATAGGCCCATGGTTGAGTAATATAAATGATGTATCATAACCAAGTTCACTGGAATCAGAGGCGTGCCCACCCCACTTTTGTAGAAGTGCCAGATTGCCACTGTATCCAATCGCTAATGCAGAAGTTTCGGTAAAGAAATATGCCAATCCATATGCAAGATCTGCACCCATATACGAAACTGTCGATTTTTGACCCACAATTTTTTTTCCTGGATTAAGTGACATTGCCCATTGCAAAGCTTCGTCACTTAATGTTCCCTTACCCAGCCCAAATCTGGCAATGTACGAGAGCCATGGGGTTAACCCCATATCAGGTTTGGTTAACTCGTTGTCCACACCACGGATTGCAGAAGATAAAGAATCCAATCCTAAAATTATTGAGTATAACGATATTTGGTATTCTTTATCATATATAGGTGTACCGGATGTGATAAGAGCTTCATCTAAGAATTTAACACGAACTGGAATAGTAAGAGCAGTATGCCCAAAACCAAAGTATCCAAAATCATTGGGATAATATATCAAATCATAATGTTTGATTTTCAATTTATAATCAAAAGATGATGTCATACCAGAGGCCAAAATGCCATCCCACTTTGCTGTACCTTCCAGATTGCCATATGTTATTTTAAGGATAAAGCCCTTGTATCCAAGGTACCCAAGTATTTGCTCAATTCTTCCAATCATTCTG
This DNA window, taken from Spirochaetota bacterium, encodes the following:
- a CDS encoding MFS transporter, which translates into the protein MISHSANPFRSLKVYNFRVFFIGQFVSLIGTWIQQLASSWLMYRLTASSLWLGLLAFSAQLPIFILTPVTGVVADRYNRHNILMITQMLLCAQSLLLGLLVVLGYITPIWLLALNIMQGLFNAFDMPVRQSFVFDMVAEKELLSNAIALNSVVFNSTRLIGPPLAGFLVAQFGEGVCFLINTVTFSGIIVALLLMKNVQSTNFSRAGDFKENIIEGFIYVKNHYPIRTVLLLLALISLLGMPFMVLMPVVAVEILHGDSHTLGFLLGTAGLGALCGALFVASRSHATRFENNIAVGSLSLGCALVFFSFSRNFYLSLGLMFIIGISLIVQMASSNTFIQSMVEDSMRGRVMSLYTMSFMGMATIGNLFAGAIAQHIGVQYTLLLSGMGCTVVAAMFFKQLHTLKKILITQYSYATKSLKE